Proteins encoded in a region of the Trichosurus vulpecula isolate mTriVul1 chromosome 9, mTriVul1.pri, whole genome shotgun sequence genome:
- the MRPS25 gene encoding 28S ribosomal protein S25, mitochondrial, producing the protein MLMKGRFPIRRTLQYLNQGEVVFKSSVKVMTVNYNTHGELSEGARKFVFFNIPQIQYKNPWVQIMMFKNMTPSPFLRFYLDSGEQVLVDVEDKSNKEIVQHIKKILGKNEEVLKMEELEKKKLSHPANFGPKKYCLRECICEVEGQVPCPGIVPLPKEMTGKYKAALKASAQD; encoded by the exons ATGCTTATGAAAGGGCGCTTCCCCATCCGACGGACCCTGCAGTACTTGAACCAGGGCGAAGTGGTGTTTAAGAGCTCGGTCAAGGTCATGACCGTGAATTACAACACCCACGGGGAGCTGAGCGAGGGAGCCCG GAAATTTGTGTTTTTCAACATTCCTCAGATTCAGTACAAAAACCCCTGGGTGCAGATCATGATGTTCAAGAACATGACGCCATCACCCTTTCTGCGGTTTTATTTAG ATTCTGGTGAGCAGGTCCTGGTGGATGTGGAGGACAAGAGCAACAAAGAGATCGTGCAGCATATCAAAAAGATCCTGGGGAAAAATGA gGAAGTCCTCAAGATGGAGGAGCTAGAGAAAAAGAAGCTTTCTCACCCAGCTAATTTTGGACCCAAAAAATATTGCCTGCGGGAATGTATCTGTGAAGTAGAAGGACAGGTCCCCTGTCCAGGCATTGTGCCTTTACCCAAAGAGATGACTGGCAAGTACAAAGCTGCTCTGAAAGCCAGTGCTCAAGACTGA